The proteins below are encoded in one region of Tomitella fengzijianii:
- a CDS encoding phosphopantetheine-binding protein yields the protein MTTPLPATLDELRRDVSEILEDPEVLTLAGDDDLLELGIDSMRMMTLVTRWNERGVEVGFVELIEEPSLDAWLALVSRGDRPGA from the coding sequence ATGACCACCCCCCTGCCGGCGACCCTGGACGAGCTGCGGCGAGACGTCAGCGAGATCCTCGAGGACCCGGAGGTCCTCACGCTCGCCGGCGACGACGACCTGCTCGAGCTCGGCATCGATTCGATGCGGATGATGACGCTGGTGACGCGGTGGAACGAGCGCGGCGTGGAGGTCGGCTTCGTCGAGCTCATCGAGGAGCCGTCCCTGGACGCGTGGCTGGCGCTGGTCTCCCGCGGCGACCGCCCGGGCGCATGA
- a CDS encoding non-ribosomal peptide synthetase, translating into MSTLPLTRAQSGIWFAQQRDPGSPAFHCAEYVRISGPMDAAALALLQRSLRRVVAETGTLTARFDTAGPAAAGEPRQVLGAAFDDPVRILDLSGEPDPEAAAQQVMREATAEVPDLERGGLFTAMLLPLGSAAVGGGCCDVLLYLRAHHIVLDGFGFSSVIRRTARVFTAYERGEEPPASPFAPVETLITEEDAYRASPDFATDRGFWADRLSRFGDAVSLADRAQPAAREVLRHDGALPRETAQGLDAAARAHGVAWPELTLAAAAAYVGRITGSADVVLGLPVLARTGSAAAKVPTTTVNVLPLPLTIGAADDLPALARSVHDGIAAARAHQRYRHEDLRRDLGLVGGARRLSGPQINIKPFGYPLRFGDRRAAVHYLAAGPVEDIELTVHTAAPGGALGFDMTANPRLYSPDELAAHHARLHELVTRAATGSATGPVRRLDVATRAELRMIADCNDTGHDVAPATLIDRIEAAARRTPGTPALRFRGESLTYAELDARADRLAALLRREHGIGGGDTPAGAPCDIVAVALPRSFELVVALVATLKCGAAYLPVDPDYPDGRIAYLLDHAGPGCVVTTGAEADLLPGTPAAPVVRLDDPAVAAALAAPAEPVTRPADLLDRPAYVIYTSGSTGAPKGVVVGHRAIVNRLAWMQHAFGLDAGDRVLQKTPSGFDVSVWEFFWPLMTGAVLVLAEPGGHRDPAYLAGLIAGEDITTIHFVPSMLEAFCGEPSLADRSGTTPLRRIVCSGEALDAGLADTAESLLGAPVFNLYGPTEAAVDVSWWRHAAGSATVPIGHPVWNTRLHVLDAAMRPAPPGVAGDLYLGGVQLADGYLHRPDLTRERFIPDPFGRAGERLYRTGDQARRRPDGAVEYLGRDDDQVKIRGVRIEPAEIAAAMRGLGGVAQAAVVAARTGGDGPMMLVGYAVPEAGTEIDPAAVRRRLAERLPAAMVPAHIVPLAALPVTANGKLDRSALPAPEADGNAGRTASEAPRSPREQALCELMADVLGLGSVSPTEDFFDLGGHSLAAVALVRRFRDELGAELGVGTVFAAPDARSLAAELDADAPDRSLDVLFPLRSGAGTSDGTGEASPALYCVHPAGGLGWCYAGLARRLPSGRPVIAVQARGLDGRGALPAGIEAMAAEYVAAIRDSGDDGPYHLLGWSVGGVIAQEMAVQIQQSGGTVASLTLLDAYPGDQWRGLEAPTEDEALRALLHMAGQDPDEGPGSGRAAVMDRLRRGGSALGSLGDATLSAVIDIVTNNARLMREHEHRVFKGDVLFFTAAAPRAESWLHRDSWKPHVSGVVEGHDLPLTHPEMIRAAALDTVGPVLAERLRQGEPQGG; encoded by the coding sequence ATGAGCACGCTGCCGCTGACCCGCGCGCAGTCGGGGATCTGGTTCGCCCAGCAGCGCGACCCCGGCAGCCCGGCATTCCACTGCGCCGAGTACGTGCGCATCAGCGGCCCGATGGACGCGGCCGCGCTGGCGCTGCTCCAGCGCTCGCTGCGCCGCGTCGTCGCCGAAACCGGCACGCTCACCGCGCGATTCGACACCGCAGGACCGGCCGCCGCGGGGGAACCCCGGCAGGTGCTGGGGGCCGCGTTCGACGACCCCGTCCGCATCCTCGACCTGTCCGGCGAGCCCGACCCTGAGGCGGCCGCGCAGCAGGTGATGCGCGAGGCGACGGCGGAGGTGCCGGACCTCGAGCGCGGCGGATTGTTCACCGCCATGCTCCTGCCGCTGGGCTCGGCGGCCGTAGGCGGCGGCTGCTGCGACGTGCTGCTCTACCTGCGTGCGCACCACATCGTCCTGGACGGCTTCGGCTTCTCGTCGGTGATCCGGAGGACCGCGCGGGTGTTCACCGCGTACGAGCGCGGGGAAGAGCCGCCGGCGAGCCCGTTCGCCCCCGTCGAGACGCTGATCACGGAGGAGGACGCCTACCGCGCGTCGCCGGACTTCGCGACGGACCGGGGGTTCTGGGCGGACCGGCTGAGCCGCTTCGGAGACGCGGTCAGCCTGGCCGACCGCGCGCAGCCCGCCGCCCGCGAGGTGCTCCGGCACGACGGCGCACTGCCGCGGGAGACGGCGCAGGGTCTGGACGCGGCGGCGCGCGCACACGGCGTCGCCTGGCCGGAGCTGACGCTCGCCGCGGCCGCCGCCTACGTCGGCCGGATCACCGGTTCCGCGGACGTCGTGCTGGGGCTCCCCGTCCTCGCGCGCACCGGCTCCGCCGCCGCCAAAGTCCCCACCACCACCGTCAACGTGCTGCCGCTGCCGCTCACCATCGGCGCCGCCGACGACCTGCCCGCGCTCGCCCGGTCCGTGCACGACGGCATCGCCGCCGCCCGTGCGCACCAGCGGTACCGGCACGAGGACCTGCGCCGCGACCTGGGCCTCGTCGGCGGGGCACGCCGGCTGTCCGGGCCGCAGATCAACATCAAGCCGTTCGGGTACCCGCTCCGCTTCGGCGACAGGCGCGCGGCCGTCCACTACCTTGCGGCGGGGCCGGTGGAGGACATCGAGCTGACCGTGCACACGGCGGCACCCGGCGGCGCCCTGGGTTTCGACATGACCGCCAACCCGCGCCTCTACAGCCCCGACGAGCTGGCCGCGCACCACGCCCGGTTGCATGAGCTGGTCACGCGGGCCGCGACGGGATCCGCCACCGGACCGGTGCGGCGGCTGGACGTCGCCACCCGCGCCGAGCTGCGGATGATCGCCGACTGCAACGACACCGGGCACGACGTCGCCCCGGCCACACTCATCGACCGCATCGAGGCCGCCGCGCGGCGCACCCCCGGTACGCCCGCGCTGCGCTTCCGCGGCGAGTCCCTCACCTACGCGGAGCTCGACGCGCGCGCCGACCGGCTCGCCGCCCTGCTGCGCCGCGAGCACGGCATCGGCGGCGGGGACACACCCGCCGGCGCGCCGTGCGACATCGTCGCCGTCGCCCTCCCCCGCTCGTTCGAGCTGGTCGTGGCGCTGGTGGCGACGCTCAAGTGCGGCGCCGCCTACCTGCCGGTGGACCCCGACTACCCCGACGGCCGGATCGCCTACCTGCTCGACCATGCGGGCCCCGGGTGCGTGGTCACCACCGGGGCCGAGGCGGACCTGCTCCCCGGCACCCCCGCCGCACCCGTCGTCCGGCTCGACGATCCCGCCGTCGCCGCCGCGCTCGCCGCGCCCGCGGAACCCGTCACCCGGCCCGCGGACCTGCTCGACAGGCCCGCCTACGTCATCTACACCTCCGGGTCCACCGGCGCGCCCAAGGGCGTCGTGGTCGGCCACCGGGCCATCGTGAACCGGCTCGCGTGGATGCAGCACGCCTTCGGCCTGGACGCCGGCGACCGCGTGCTGCAGAAGACCCCGTCCGGCTTCGACGTGTCGGTGTGGGAGTTCTTCTGGCCGCTGATGACCGGGGCCGTGCTGGTGCTCGCCGAGCCGGGCGGGCACCGCGACCCCGCATACCTCGCCGGGCTCATCGCGGGCGAGGACATCACGACGATCCACTTCGTCCCGTCGATGCTCGAGGCGTTCTGCGGCGAACCCTCCCTTGCGGACCGCTCAGGCACGACGCCGCTACGCCGGATCGTGTGCAGCGGAGAGGCACTCGACGCGGGTCTGGCGGACACCGCGGAGTCGCTGCTGGGCGCGCCCGTGTTCAACTTGTACGGGCCCACCGAGGCCGCGGTGGACGTGAGCTGGTGGCGACACGCGGCGGGATCGGCGACGGTCCCGATCGGACACCCCGTGTGGAACACGCGGCTGCACGTGCTGGACGCGGCGATGCGTCCCGCCCCGCCCGGCGTGGCCGGCGACCTGTACCTCGGGGGTGTGCAGCTGGCGGACGGCTATCTGCACCGGCCCGACCTCACCCGCGAGCGGTTCATCCCCGACCCGTTCGGGCGCGCGGGAGAACGCTTGTACCGCACGGGCGATCAGGCACGCAGGCGGCCCGACGGCGCGGTCGAATACCTGGGGCGCGACGACGACCAGGTGAAGATCCGCGGCGTGCGCATCGAACCTGCCGAGATCGCCGCAGCGATGCGCGGGCTCGGAGGGGTGGCGCAGGCGGCCGTCGTCGCGGCCCGCACCGGCGGGGACGGCCCGATGATGCTCGTCGGCTACGCGGTGCCGGAGGCCGGGACGGAGATCGACCCGGCCGCCGTCCGCCGGCGCCTGGCGGAGCGGCTTCCCGCGGCGATGGTGCCCGCGCACATCGTTCCCCTCGCCGCGCTTCCGGTGACCGCCAACGGAAAGCTCGACCGATCCGCGCTGCCGGCCCCCGAGGCCGACGGCAACGCGGGGCGCACCGCATCCGAAGCACCGCGTTCGCCGCGCGAGCAGGCGTTGTGCGAGCTCATGGCCGACGTGCTGGGACTCGGATCCGTCTCACCCACCGAGGACTTCTTCGACCTCGGCGGGCACTCCCTCGCCGCCGTCGCCCTGGTGCGCCGGTTCCGCGACGAGCTGGGCGCCGAACTCGGCGTCGGCACCGTCTTCGCCGCGCCCGACGCCCGCTCACTCGCCGCGGAACTCGATGCCGACGCGCCCGACCGCTCGCTCGACGTGCTGTTCCCGCTGCGTTCGGGCGCGGGAACGTCCGACGGCACAGGCGAAGCGAGCCCTGCGCTGTATTGCGTGCACCCGGCGGGCGGGCTCGGCTGGTGCTACGCGGGGCTCGCGCGCCGGCTGCCGTCCGGGCGGCCGGTGATTGCCGTGCAGGCACGCGGGCTCGACGGGCGCGGCGCCCTGCCCGCCGGCATCGAGGCCATGGCCGCCGAGTACGTGGCCGCGATCCGCGACTCCGGTGACGACGGCCCCTACCACCTGCTGGGCTGGTCCGTCGGCGGGGTGATCGCGCAGGAGATGGCGGTGCAGATCCAGCAGTCCGGCGGCACCGTCGCGTCGCTCACCCTGCTCGACGCGTACCCGGGCGACCAGTGGCGCGGGCTCGAGGCGCCCACCGAGGACGAGGCGCTCCGGGCGCTGCTGCACATGGCCGGCCAGGATCCGGACGAGGGGCCCGGATCCGGCCGGGCCGCCGTCATGGACCGGCTGCGCCGCGGCGGGAGCGCGCTGGGCAGCCTGGGCGACGCGACGCTGTCCGCGGTGATCGACATCGTCACCAACAACGCGCGGCTCATGCGCGAGCACGAGCACCGGGTGTTCAAGGGCGACGTGCTGTTCTTCACCGCGGCCGCCCCCCGCGCAGAGTCCTGGCTGCACCGCGACTCCTGGAAGCCGCACGTGTCCGGCGTCGTCGAGGGCCACGATCTGCCCCTGACGCACCCCGAGATGATCCGGGCCGCCGCACTGGACACCGTGGGCCCCGTGCTGGCGGAGCGGCTGCGGCAGGGGGAACCCCAGGGCGGGTAG
- a CDS encoding adenylosuccinate synthase: protein MPAIVLIGAQWGDEGKGKATDLLGGRVQWVVRYQGGNNAGHTVVLPNGDNFALHLIPSGILTPGVGNVIGNGVVVDPAVLLDELAGLEDRGVDTSSLLLSADAHLLMPYHVAIDKVTERFLGNKKIGTTGRGIGPCYQDKIARVGVRAADVLDEKILTQKVEAALELKNQILVKVYNRRALDPQQVVDDVLAQAERFRHRISDTQMTLGAALERGDNVLLEGSQGTLLDVDHGTYPYVTSSNPTAGGAAVGSGIGPTRITTVLGILKAYTTRVGSGPFPTELSDEWGEYLAKHGGEVGVTTGRARRCGWFDAVIARYATRINGITDYFLTKLDVLSGLETVPICVGYEIDGKRVDEWPMTQTDIHHAVPVYEELPGWFEDITHMRTFEELPANARRYVERIEELAGAPVSCIGVGPGRDETIVRRDVIH, encoded by the coding sequence ATGCCGGCGATCGTTCTGATCGGTGCCCAATGGGGCGATGAGGGCAAAGGAAAGGCCACCGACCTGCTCGGCGGGCGGGTCCAATGGGTGGTGCGATACCAGGGCGGCAACAACGCCGGGCACACCGTGGTCCTCCCCAACGGGGACAACTTCGCGCTCCACCTGATCCCCTCGGGCATCCTCACCCCGGGCGTCGGCAACGTCATCGGCAACGGCGTGGTGGTGGACCCCGCCGTGCTGCTCGACGAGCTGGCCGGCCTGGAGGACCGCGGCGTCGACACCTCGTCGCTGCTGCTCAGCGCCGACGCCCACCTGCTCATGCCGTACCACGTGGCCATCGACAAGGTCACCGAGCGGTTCCTGGGCAACAAGAAGATCGGCACGACCGGCCGCGGCATCGGGCCCTGCTACCAGGACAAGATCGCGCGCGTAGGCGTGCGCGCGGCAGACGTGCTGGACGAGAAGATCCTCACCCAGAAGGTCGAGGCGGCCCTGGAGCTGAAGAACCAGATCCTGGTCAAGGTGTACAACCGCCGCGCGCTCGACCCGCAGCAGGTGGTCGACGACGTGCTCGCGCAGGCCGAGCGCTTCCGCCACCGCATCTCCGACACCCAGATGACCCTGGGCGCGGCGCTCGAGCGCGGCGACAACGTGCTGCTCGAGGGCTCGCAGGGCACGCTGCTGGACGTCGACCACGGCACCTATCCGTACGTGACGTCGTCCAACCCGACGGCGGGCGGCGCCGCGGTGGGCTCGGGCATCGGGCCCACCCGGATCACCACGGTGCTCGGCATCCTCAAGGCGTACACCACGCGCGTGGGCTCCGGCCCGTTCCCCACCGAGCTGTCCGACGAGTGGGGCGAGTACCTGGCCAAGCACGGCGGCGAGGTGGGCGTGACCACCGGCCGCGCGCGCCGCTGCGGATGGTTCGACGCGGTCATCGCCCGCTACGCCACCCGCATCAACGGCATCACCGACTACTTCCTCACCAAGCTCGACGTGCTCTCCGGGCTCGAGACGGTGCCGATCTGCGTGGGCTACGAGATCGACGGCAAGCGCGTCGACGAGTGGCCGATGACCCAGACCGACATCCACCACGCGGTGCCGGTGTACGAAGAGCTGCCCGGGTGGTTCGAGGACATCACCCACATGCGCACGTTCGAGGAGCTGCCCGCCAACGCGCGCCGGTACGTCGAGCGCATCGAGGAGCTCGCCGGCGCGCCGGTCTCCTGCATCGGGGTGGGGCCCGGGCGCGACGAGACGATCGTCCGCCGCGACGTCATCCACTAG
- a CDS encoding site-2 protease family protein: MHVRSRSLRGPGVRPSPLFLAIVAATAAAGVAAWNLEGSLTAMRVAVFFMVVGGWVISLCLHEFAHAYTAYRHGDTDVAARGYLTLNPLRYTHPVLSLLLPVLFIAIGGIGLPGGAVYLQTGHLSPAVRRRISLAGPLTNAVLAVVLLVSVHFLAGTEAGAPGGATRGVVYGLAFLGFLQVMAAVLNLLPIPGLDGYALLEPHLSPSTRRSVAQFAPFGIIAVFALLTIRQVNAVFFDIIYRIVEVFGVPRAFSAIGYMLFRFWA; this comes from the coding sequence GTGCACGTCCGGTCCAGATCCCTGCGGGGCCCGGGCGTCCGGCCCAGCCCGCTGTTCCTCGCCATCGTCGCGGCCACCGCGGCGGCCGGCGTCGCCGCGTGGAATCTGGAGGGCAGCCTCACGGCCATGCGCGTGGCCGTGTTCTTCATGGTCGTCGGCGGCTGGGTGATCTCGCTGTGCCTGCACGAGTTCGCGCACGCCTACACCGCCTACCGGCACGGCGACACGGACGTGGCCGCCCGCGGCTATCTCACCCTGAATCCGCTGCGCTACACACACCCGGTGCTCTCGCTGCTGCTGCCGGTGCTGTTCATCGCGATCGGCGGGATCGGCCTGCCCGGCGGGGCGGTGTATCTGCAGACGGGGCACCTCTCACCCGCGGTGCGGCGCCGCATCTCCCTGGCCGGCCCGCTGACCAACGCAGTGCTGGCGGTCGTGCTGCTGGTGTCGGTGCACTTCCTGGCGGGCACCGAGGCGGGCGCCCCAGGCGGCGCGACGCGCGGGGTGGTCTACGGCCTCGCCTTCCTCGGGTTCCTGCAGGTGATGGCGGCCGTGCTGAATCTTCTGCCCATCCCCGGCCTGGACGGCTACGCGCTGCTGGAGCCGCACCTGTCACCGTCGACCCGCCGTTCGGTGGCGCAGTTCGCGCCCTTCGGCATCATCGCCGTGTTCGCGCTGCTGACCATCCGGCAGGTCAACGCGGTCTTCTTCGACATCATCTACCGGATCGTCGAGGTGTTCGGCGTCCCCCGCGCGTTTTCGGCGATCGGGTACATGCTGTTCCGGTTCTGGGCGTGA
- a CDS encoding S1C family serine protease: MSPTRGPRRHGTFRVVAAAIITAVIVGGAAGFGLEQWDSVRQAAQSPSATAPASPTTPVLGDAGAPLGTSVSLGGPAPALPPAPTVDQVAAAVVPTTVTVWTDIPDDVAGLRTRGAGTGIILTADGVVLTNNHVVSGSQSVSVTNPSTGTDYDAEVLGYDRTRDIAILQLARSGGAAVSGLPAAALGDAGELHVGQPVIALGNAGGTGSLITSPGTVTAFDQSIRATDSNGSTENLDGVIQIAADINPGDSGGPLVDMAGRVVGINTAKSESAQAEASGGRGYAVPIDDALGVARVVLGAVAAGPGNGGAQHGTVHVGPTAQLGVRVRSRAAEPPRGAVVMEIVPGSAASSTPLRAGDVVTALDGRRISGADDLSSAIDRHLPGDVVVLEWVDAAGAIQQAPVTLDEGLPG, encoded by the coding sequence ATGAGCCCGACGCGCGGGCCGCGCCGCCACGGGACGTTTCGCGTGGTGGCGGCGGCGATCATCACCGCGGTGATCGTGGGCGGCGCGGCGGGCTTCGGGCTGGAGCAGTGGGACTCCGTGCGGCAGGCGGCGCAGTCGCCGTCCGCCACTGCGCCCGCGTCGCCCACCACGCCGGTTCTCGGCGACGCGGGAGCACCGCTAGGCACGTCGGTCTCGCTCGGCGGCCCCGCGCCCGCGCTCCCCCCGGCCCCGACGGTGGATCAGGTCGCCGCCGCGGTCGTCCCCACCACGGTCACGGTGTGGACGGACATCCCCGACGACGTGGCCGGGCTGCGCACGCGGGGTGCCGGGACCGGGATCATCCTCACCGCCGACGGCGTGGTACTGACCAACAACCATGTGGTGTCCGGGTCGCAGTCGGTCTCCGTCACCAACCCGTCCACCGGCACCGATTACGACGCGGAGGTCCTCGGCTACGACCGCACCCGGGACATCGCGATCCTGCAGCTGGCCCGCTCCGGCGGCGCGGCCGTGTCGGGCCTGCCCGCCGCCGCCCTCGGCGACGCCGGCGAACTGCACGTGGGGCAGCCGGTGATCGCCCTGGGCAACGCCGGCGGCACCGGCTCGCTCATCACCTCGCCGGGCACCGTCACCGCCTTCGACCAGTCGATCCGCGCCACCGACAGCAACGGCAGCACCGAGAACCTCGACGGCGTCATCCAGATCGCCGCCGACATCAACCCCGGCGACTCGGGCGGCCCGCTGGTGGACATGGCCGGGCGCGTGGTGGGCATCAACACCGCGAAGTCCGAGTCCGCGCAGGCCGAGGCGTCGGGCGGCCGCGGCTACGCGGTGCCGATAGACGACGCGCTGGGCGTGGCCAGGGTGGTCCTGGGTGCGGTGGCCGCAGGCCCCGGGAACGGCGGCGCGCAGCATGGCACGGTGCACGTCGGCCCCACCGCGCAGCTCGGCGTGCGCGTGCGCAGCCGCGCCGCCGAGCCCCCCCGTGGTGCCGTCGTCATGGAGATCGTGCCCGGCAGCGCCGCGTCCTCGACGCCGCTGCGGGCGGGCGACGTCGTCACCGCGCTCGACGGCAGGCGGATCTCCGGGGCCGACGACCTGAGCTCGGCGATCGACCGCCACCTTCCCGGCGACGTGGTGGTGCTCGAGTGGGTCGACGCGGCCGGCGCGATCCAGCAGGCGCCCGTCACGCTCGACGAGGGCCTGCCCGGCTGA
- a CDS encoding cation diffusion facilitator family transporter, with protein sequence MGHTHEHGAQTHGGHSHGITADADRRYLWIALLLILGLMAGEVVVGFLTGSLALLADAGHMVSDAAAIALSLGAMALAARPAWGSYTFGLKRVEIVSALINGATLLLLAVFFTVMSVLRLLDPPEVEGGAVVIVALVGIAVNLLATWSLSKANRQSLNVEGSFQHILTDLYAFIGTAVAGTVIYFTGWVQADALASLFVAALMFKAGYGLLRDGGRVVLEAAPRGVDPDEIGRRMAGHPDIDEVHDLHVWEVTSGFPSLSAHVIVADSAPCHAVRAELEHLLRDDFGITHTTLQVDHAASRGDHRGHHGTDCPEPVSGVDTH encoded by the coding sequence ATGGGGCACACGCACGAGCACGGCGCGCAGACGCACGGCGGCCACTCGCACGGCATCACCGCGGACGCGGACCGGCGGTACCTGTGGATCGCGCTGCTGCTGATCCTGGGGCTGATGGCCGGCGAGGTGGTCGTCGGTTTCCTCACCGGATCACTGGCGCTGCTCGCGGACGCGGGGCACATGGTCTCCGACGCCGCGGCCATCGCCCTGTCGCTCGGCGCGATGGCGCTCGCGGCGCGCCCCGCCTGGGGCTCCTACACCTTCGGGCTCAAGCGCGTGGAGATCGTCTCCGCGCTCATCAACGGGGCCACGCTGCTCCTGCTCGCCGTCTTCTTCACGGTGATGTCGGTGCTGAGGCTTCTCGACCCGCCGGAGGTCGAGGGCGGGGCCGTGGTGATCGTCGCGCTCGTCGGCATCGCGGTGAACCTGCTGGCCACGTGGTCGCTGAGCAAGGCCAACCGGCAGAGCCTCAACGTGGAGGGGTCCTTCCAGCACATCCTCACCGACCTCTACGCGTTCATCGGCACGGCAGTGGCCGGCACCGTCATCTACTTCACCGGCTGGGTGCAGGCCGACGCGCTGGCCTCGCTGTTCGTCGCCGCGCTCATGTTCAAGGCCGGATACGGGCTGCTGCGCGACGGCGGCCGCGTGGTGCTCGAGGCCGCTCCGCGCGGCGTCGACCCGGACGAGATCGGCCGGCGCATGGCCGGTCATCCGGACATCGACGAGGTGCACGACCTGCACGTGTGGGAGGTGACCTCCGGCTTCCCGTCGCTGTCGGCGCACGTGATCGTCGCGGACAGCGCGCCGTGCCACGCGGTGCGCGCGGAGCTGGAGCACCTCCTCCGCGACGACTTCGGCATCACGCACACCACGCTGCAGGTCGATCACGCGGCATCGCGCGGCGACCACCGCGGGCATCACGGCACGGACTGCCCCGAGCCGGTCAGCGGGGTGGACACGCACTGA
- a CDS encoding C40 family peptidase yields MSRKSHSSRKSPASLEAPTALRRRKPRHRAPRSSVVAPALRRATIGAVVTAVAVVTPATAALAAPSSSLGSESLGSGSAGSSSGSTGSLGSLGSAGSGSIGEGAGALPIPSPRGIVALGAAMTQAGKPYEWGAEGPNSYDCSGLIWWAYRQLGIDIGRTTYDQIYDGVNVPLNNIQPGDLIIFREDNSHIGIYAGFGQVWNAYDYGVPIGLTPLAAEPPIHIVRRIY; encoded by the coding sequence GTGTCCCGAAAGAGCCACTCGTCCCGAAAGAGCCCGGCATCCCTGGAGGCGCCGACGGCACTTCGCCGCCGGAAGCCGCGGCACCGCGCCCCCCGCAGCTCCGTCGTCGCCCCGGCACTGCGCCGCGCCACCATCGGCGCGGTGGTCACCGCCGTCGCCGTCGTCACCCCCGCCACCGCGGCCCTCGCCGCGCCGTCCTCCAGCCTCGGTTCGGAGAGCCTCGGATCGGGCAGCGCCGGTTCCTCCTCCGGCAGCACCGGGTCGCTGGGGTCCCTTGGCTCGGCCGGATCCGGCAGCATCGGCGAGGGGGCAGGAGCCCTGCCCATCCCCAGCCCCCGCGGAATCGTCGCCCTCGGTGCCGCGATGACGCAGGCGGGCAAGCCCTACGAGTGGGGCGCTGAGGGGCCGAACAGCTACGACTGCTCCGGCCTGATCTGGTGGGCCTACCGGCAGCTGGGCATCGACATCGGCCGCACCACGTACGACCAGATCTACGACGGCGTGAACGTCCCGCTGAACAACATCCAGCCGGGCGACCTCATCATCTTCCGCGAAGACAACTCGCACATCGGCATCTACGCGGGCTTCGGCCAGGTGTGGAACGCCTACGACTACGGCGTGCCCATCGGGCTCACCCCGCTCGCCGCAGAGCCGCCCATCCACATCGTGCGCCGGATCTACTGA
- a CDS encoding polysaccharide pyruvyl transferase family protein, translating into MRTQWRARAARMLGGGTPGRIIYLVSPAGHPNFGDELVARTWLEHLAQVCPDDQVVLDCHTPGQAALLLRGAHPHVTFVDTLWRMIALAHENARPGPVWEWCAHAAVTLGAEPRIDEGVALLHRADALHLLGGGYLNAVWPHHTALVTALGALAERFGIRAAASGQGLMPRVDGDAWEALRGAARSFAVFDTRDRESYEALAGVPGASRTGDDVWLRVDGALRGDEALRGDEALQGDSALQPAAASDGGVVLCLQSDLTEHFASDGRTGGEAVAGWAQRVLDSWEVRGSEVTVVEGIPGMDRLAYERLGERLAGARFVPFRDLWHHGVPVGAGQTWLSTRFHLHLVAAAAGASGVAVATEPGYYEVKHRSLVDAGSRWTLVADGDTVPARPTAGGFTPGSRRAAVAAKTALADRLYPPR; encoded by the coding sequence ATGCGCACACAGTGGCGGGCACGGGCGGCACGGATGCTCGGCGGCGGCACGCCCGGGCGGATCATCTACTTGGTCTCGCCCGCCGGACACCCCAACTTCGGGGACGAGCTCGTCGCGCGCACGTGGCTCGAGCACCTGGCGCAGGTCTGCCCGGACGACCAGGTGGTACTCGACTGCCACACGCCCGGCCAGGCCGCTCTGCTGTTGCGCGGCGCCCACCCGCACGTGACGTTCGTGGACACGCTCTGGCGGATGATCGCGCTCGCCCACGAGAACGCGCGCCCGGGGCCGGTGTGGGAATGGTGTGCGCACGCGGCGGTCACGCTGGGGGCCGAGCCGCGCATCGACGAGGGGGTGGCGCTGCTCCACCGGGCCGACGCGCTGCACCTGCTCGGCGGCGGCTACCTCAATGCGGTGTGGCCGCACCACACGGCGCTGGTCACGGCTCTCGGCGCGCTCGCGGAACGCTTCGGAATCCGCGCCGCGGCATCGGGGCAAGGGCTGATGCCCCGCGTCGACGGCGACGCATGGGAGGCGCTGCGCGGCGCGGCCCGGTCCTTCGCGGTGTTCGACACGCGCGACCGGGAATCCTATGAGGCGCTGGCCGGCGTGCCGGGGGCGTCGCGCACCGGCGACGACGTGTGGCTGCGGGTGGACGGCGCATTACGGGGCGACGAGGCACTGCGGGGCGACGAGGCGCTGCAGGGCGACAGTGCACTGCAGCCGGCGGCGGCGTCGGACGGCGGCGTCGTGCTGTGCCTGCAGTCCGACCTGACCGAGCACTTCGCAAGCGACGGGCGGACCGGGGGGGAAGCGGTGGCCGGCTGGGCCCAGCGGGTGCTCGACTCGTGGGAGGTCCGGGGCTCCGAGGTGACCGTGGTCGAAGGCATCCCCGGCATGGACCGCTTGGCATACGAGCGGCTGGGGGAGCGGCTGGCCGGGGCGCGGTTCGTGCCGTTCCGGGACCTGTGGCATCACGGGGTGCCGGTGGGTGCGGGGCAGACGTGGCTGAGCACGCGCTTCCACCTGCACCTGGTGGCCGCCGCAGCGGGCGCCTCGGGCGTGGCGGTCGCCACCGAACCCGGGTACTACGAGGTCAAACACCGCTCGCTGGTGGACGCGGGCTCGCGCTGGACGCTGGTGGCGGACGGCGACACGGTCCCCGCCCGGCCGACCGCCGGCGGCTTCACCCCGGGGAGCCGGCGGGCGGCGGTGGCGGCGAAGACCGCGCTGGCCGACCGCCTCTACCCGCCGCGGTAG